The DNA window ATACGTTTACTCACATACCCATGgtattgtttaaacaaattgttagcttgaaatttgttaataGTATTCTACGCCACACGGTTGTCTATAAACACTACCAGGAATGGGAGCATATGCATGCCAAGCGGTAAGCATTTAGAAAAGGAACGTTGAAATATATTtcactattttttatttgcagtttgacAAATATTGTTTTGGATCGCGCCTTGggcattattttaatgttgacattatttttatttgtcgcACATCCCGGAGATTTCTTAATACAACTCTCACATGTAAGCTTGcaagcataatttaataattgttcaGTAACTAACTGTATTTACAGATGGTTATTAATGAGCTTTATACTCTGCTGCGTGTGCTGGAGGGCAGTCCTATTGGCTTAAAACTCAACatacatttaaacaatttctttttggaTTGCTTCAAGTATCACATTGAATTGTGGTCGACATTCTTAGGTAAATCAGCTGGCATATTGATTATTTGcatgttttaataataaattcttttagaTTTAATCGAGCCAGCTGTGCGTCAGATCTTTCTAGCTATTGCCGCCTTTGGTTGTCTCGGTTTAAGCTTCCAAATAGCATTATTAGCTGATCTAATATCTATTGTTAGCTTGCATGCgcattgtttttatgtttataccAAAGTGTAAGTACGAAAAATATAATCGAAAGTtctataaaactaatttattatgctttgaTTTAGCTTAAAGACTGTGGAGGTGAAAGGCTTGAAAGTTCTTTGGCAAGTCGTGCGAGGAAATCGATATAATATTTTACGACGTACGTTTTAAACTGgcttatattaaaatgtatcAAATCaagattttattttcttacagATCGCATTGAGACGCATAATTATAAGAATCGTCAGCTTTATcttgcaacaatatttttctCCGctattttattcttatttccCACCACGCTGGtctattatattgtttttgcatCTGTAAGTTATACATATGTctcttaatattatttaaaaactttaactaCAATTCTCTTATCTTTTTAGTTAAAGGGACTTACCTATGTTACTCTCAAAATACTGGAATTCTTTCGACGCAAGCTTTTAAACATGCCTATTGCTATGGCTTTAAAGCATATGAGAAAGGGTTTTTATGAAATCggtaaatataaacaataaaaaaatggaTTCTAGATTGTTCTATTAATGTttccaaattttttttagattgcCTACGTATATTGGATATACCATTATCAAAGCAGTTATACTTAACACATCGCAATGCCAAAATATTAATCTATGtgtacaaaatacaaatataaacaaaatataacagTTATGCATCCATTTATAATATTgtagtaaataatattaaggcatattattaattatgccaaTAATCGATATTAGAAAACTATAGTTTTATAATTCATGGGCCTTAAATGTATAATTAGCGACATACGACTTTTAACCATCGGTTTTAAAATTACTGTGAAATAATTCAAGAGTGTTGAACCTTCtgaaaagcattttgtttttatccgcccatttgcaaataaaagaaaagtgttacaaaatgtatatttattttaagacaGTTGGCATCTCTGAAAACAACCCCACCATGATACTTGTTCCATTGAACTTGTTCACCTGAACTATGCCTTGCTATGCCTTTTAACAGCCCTGGTTTAAGAAACATTGTGAAAATAATTCTCTTTGGAAGCGgttgtgcaattaaaataagtctAGTATAAATTGAGACTTCATACATATATCGTTATGGATAATCCTGCAAAAATCGACAATGCAGCTCCTTTGCCGCAACGCCAAGGCCGCGGCaatcagcaaaataaaaatattggcaAGCATGGACCGCAAAGGCAAAACGACAGTAACAACGATGGTGGTCCGGCTGAAAAAAGACAACGTCCTAACAACAATCAGAATgctagcggcagcagcggagggcaaaatcaaaatcaaaataagaATTTTGGCAACAAGGGTGGTGGATTCGGCAACCGCAATCGCAATCGTGGCGGCAATCCAAACAGGTCGAATTTTCAAAATGCAAGTAATGTGAATGTAAGTACAGGTccatattaagtatatataatatatatatacatatttaaacgcaagcaatagcaacaatcaAATTCTGTTAGGCATCAATTATCTTTTCATTATGCATTGTCagtggcaaatatttgccgCTCTTTTTGTTCTCTTTGAGCGGGGATAATCTCTCTCTTGCGTATCAGTGCTGCTAAATTTCGTCAGCGAAAATTATCTAAATTTACTATTGAATCTATAAAATAGCTATATacagtacaaaaaaaaaagtaagaatATAGCGTTGTCTTTTAAGACAAGTTTTAATACTTGAagttcttatatttttttttatttcgtatacatatgtacgatGGTATGCTAACTacacaattttattgaatgcATATTTTACCAAACATTTAgtctgcatatatttattgatcATTAGCTGATTACAATAAAAGTTCAACTATAATGTTTATTCTTGTTTGAAGAAGGCTACAATAACCTTACTGGATATCAACAAATTCTATAGAAAGAAGAAACAAGGCTTACCGGCTATTCAAAATAGCTATATCTGGCTTGAAAAGGGCTAAAACAGCAACTCAGTTGCGTATGCATGTCGGTTCTATTCTCTTAattatgtgtatgcgtgtatcTATTTTACTCTATGTACaggcatatgtatgtatgtatactgAAAATGTATGTAATAAGTAAAATGCAATGGCGTCAAAGCAATTTTTCAGTTAATGTTTAAcgtggcaaaaaaaaaaaaaggaatgccagaataagaaaaatacaataatttacatattaatttacatgtacatacatatgtatgtatgttcgATGCTCTAATCTGATGCAtctacatacaaacatatttactcaaatgcatacacacatgcatttgttcgtgtgtatgtatgtctgtgaTCCTTGATGTTATTGTATTCCGCGTGgcaagcgcatttaatttgccaacaGCTAAAGGGTTAATGGCAAAAGTatgttttattgcttaaatgaTGAGCGTGTcttcaaaaaataaacaattataaggAAAATAGCTGATTAGCAATACATGTTGCATTGCATGTTAATTTCAGCTATTTTGCCCATGGATAGGTTGTGGGATAGGTAACATTGATTGAAGATTGCGGTTAAACATGCggatgtatgtacatacataatatatgtatgtttatattttaaggaTAAATTCGCTTTTCACTCTTAtgttattaatatatacaGTTTAATATactacaatatacaaatttaaaatattaaacgaaTGGGGGCTATTACTATGTATATGATTACCTGGAAACTGTAAACTGCTATTTCTTAAAACAGTAGTGTCTACTACAAATCTGATAATCTGGGGAAAAAAATACTCAACATATGATTTGttgattgaaaatattatatgaaCGTGGCAtaagattaaaatttaaacaagaaACCAATACTATAATTTTAAGTAGgcaaaattttatgcaatgcatattatttaattgataatgGAGCTACACTTGAGATTTTGCATGGGGAGTTAGGCTTTTCGATAGCTTTTTATAATGTTTGGGGGGCCAATGTTAAGTTCTTTTTTAAGCGTTTATTCATGGGGATATGCTATATTTGTTATTCTCCGTCGTTTCACTATATTTTGTGGTGGACAGTTGTGtgttaattgttgtaaaatttgTAAGCTCTCTTCTCTCCATTTTTGtatcaaattttttttctttctttataaATGTGCCTAAACACATAAATATCTCTATATGTATAACTGCATATCGtacgaatatatatat is part of the Drosophila busckii strain San Diego stock center, stock number 13000-0081.31 chromosome X, ASM1175060v1, whole genome shotgun sequence genome and encodes:
- the LOC108607233 gene encoding uncharacterized protein LOC108607233 isoform X2, whose translation is MSIKIYLPTDLFYTQQSCNLYGELNIGDENVVVYYVLDTSVSEKDTLMPHRYLGSILCSDLFENSHYCRQQDMILCFTYSQDSPHISLKFTSITPEILSHVKLILYDKQIMSSLMLEPDRDSCLDRESSSLYEEECDFQQLAQLLQPILTQKTGTSFGLTVSRALYTFTHIPMVLFKQIVSLKFVNSILRHTVVYKHYQEWEHMHAKRLTNIVLDRALGIILMLTLFLFVAHPGDFLIQLSHMVINELYTLLRVLEGSPIGLKLNIHLNNFFLDCFKYHIELWSTFLDLIEPAVRQIFLAIAAFGCLGLSFQIALLADLISIVSLHAHCFYVYTKVLKTVEVKGLKVLWQVVRGNRYNILRHRIETHNYKNRQLYLATIFFSAILFLFPTTLVYYIVFASLKGLTYVTLKILEFFRRKLLNMPIAMALKHMRKGFYEIDCLRILDIPLSKQLYLTHRNAKILIYVYKIQI
- the LOC108607233 gene encoding uncharacterized protein LOC108607233 isoform X1; amino-acid sequence: MSINICKMILSNTVTIALHGTANLLICCNLYGELNIGDENVVVYYVLDTSVSEKDTLMPHRYLGSILCSDLFENSHYCRQQDMILCFTYSQDSPHISLKFTSITPEILSHVKLILYDKQIMSSLMLEPDRDSCLDRESSSLYEEECDFQQLAQLLQPILTQKTGTSFGLTVSRALYTFTHIPMVLFKQIVSLKFVNSILRHTVVYKHYQEWEHMHAKRLTNIVLDRALGIILMLTLFLFVAHPGDFLIQLSHMVINELYTLLRVLEGSPIGLKLNIHLNNFFLDCFKYHIELWSTFLDLIEPAVRQIFLAIAAFGCLGLSFQIALLADLISIVSLHAHCFYVYTKVLKTVEVKGLKVLWQVVRGNRYNILRHRIETHNYKNRQLYLATIFFSAILFLFPTTLVYYIVFASLKGLTYVTLKILEFFRRKLLNMPIAMALKHMRKGFYEIDCLRILDIPLSKQLYLTHRNAKILIYVYKIQI